The Oryzias latipes chromosome 9, ASM223467v1 region gccagcgaatccaactcaccaccaggtagtgatcggtggacagctccgcccctctcttcactCTTTTTGAGCATGAGTGTACTTCTTCACTGATAACATTCACAAGGCtatctaaaaataaagaaatacaaaaactcTTCTCAGTTTGTTTATTCTACTTTTTTACTCACATCCTGTGCTTTTCGCCTTCAGATCTGCAGCTCAGATGATTTGGACGAAGGGCGAATGAAGCACAAAGAGTTTTGCTCCAAATGAAAAGACGAGTCTGGAACCTCTGTGagttttcctgcttttaacAAGAATatcagacggaaaaaaaaaaatctgtcctcATGTGGCTTCGTTGATTAGCAATGTTAACTATTTTTTAGTCTTCACCGTATTCATTAATTCTGATTTAAAGTTACAATGTGAAGCTTCTCAGCGAGTGTGATACATTTTGAGCTTGAGGGATGTGGACTGATTGGCAGAAGTGGTACTCGGGTGATGAGCTGGATGTTAGGGCCATCATGGACACCTGGACGCTGCAGGAGGGCTTCCCGCTGGTCACCGTGGAGGTCAAAGGGCGGGAGGTCAGGCTGAGTCGGGAGCGCTTCTCCAGGACGGACAACCCCTCCCTCACTGAAGGGTAATAAACCCATACGTCACTCCTCAATACATCCCTATTCCTTTATTCATCTCCTAAAGCCAGAACAACAGCAGTGTGATGGCTGCCTACGCTGCAACACCATCAGGACAGTAACCTCCTGCACCACACCCTACATATATCTGttcactttatttgtttgcatatacttttagatttctttttcaaaaataacacacatttgatcataaaatttattaacatgtttcagtttactttattataatttgcTTTATTAATTTGATGTTATGCTTTGAGTTACCAGTGCTAAAGGGAaccattgttgctgctgctgccatctgctgctggaaccatcaagtcaggcctgacacaacaatgcatgccagtcagcagaggccttatattcagcaggcagctaattggactgaaccatcacccagtggacaaggaactctttttatgtttctttactttagtttccattttgatggtccttagtttcattcattgtggcgacagtggctcaggtggatgagcgggtcgtccaatgatcgaagggttggcggttcgatccctgctcccaccagccaaaatgtcgttgtgtccttgggcaagacacttcaccctccttgcctccagtgttgctccactggtgtgtgaatgtgcatgaatgctcccggtgatggtcagaggggccgtaggcgcgaaatggcagccacgcctctgtcagtccgccccagggcagctgtggctacaaccgtagctaccatcaccaagtatgaatgaggagtgaatgaataatggacataatgtaagcgctttgggtgtcttgaaaagcgcagataaatccaatccattattattattattattgtgtatGTTAATTTATCGCATCTTGGacattagtttagtttgttctctgtattttgtcttagtctttttaagttcccccttgtgtgtctagttggtttgatcagccactatTTATGTTCCCCTGTGTTTGCAATTAGGAAGGTCAGTTCAATtatgttggtttgtctgttcagttgtcctctgttacatttaaaagcttgagTTAGTTTTGTTACTTGTTTTGTTCCTGTCCTATAAATAAAACCCTCTCAAGTGGGGCCTTGCGTTGGGCCCCTCCCGGCGCgacgggggggctgctctcctggttgggctggggcggcggtctctttccccccatgcctccgtgctctctggctctgggggcctcgcggcggtcctgctggccctggcttgggtggcggatgtgatcgcccggggggcggttgttctctgcctgctgccgtgtggcgttgggggggttctagctgccgctgctgctgctacgggggtcttggtgtgggggtggctgagcactctccctccttcttttcacattccaccatccattttagaagaccataaacactcacctgagcacaggtgttagctgaCCTTTGCACTAAtcgtttgcatgattgaatgaatgaaagatttcacactagatGGTTTAAAGGCACaggtatgcgtgtgaacactatctgttttgtgtacatgttgacatgtggacatttatgCAGCTACCAGGTGTGTTGAtctgaccctggtgcagtgtggtgtggcttagaccaggcctCAGACCAgtcacacgcacatacacacacacacacacacactgaaggaggagggtttggggaagagacagagggagttaaaattgtgtgccttgtctaggttaccccaccttggtgggacacagccttggtaaatgaaccaggtgtgttgataacattggagtgtgtgtgtggacaggccccgcctctttgagatttgtactacatttgaaccttaccataatgataaacttctagtaaacttgttgctttatgctgcttcatggttttatccctccccctcctattatcaccgtcctatccccccctctctaacatccctctctcttcttcccttctttccttttccgtccggtccaacaccaaagattttcaaacatggttgaaattaataaagtttggcctcaattacaaaaggggtttattcagacatacctctggtttgtctgaaaattaataacccctattgttaaagtaaaatatgtccaacacaagaggccctcagttctcatctgactgcccagctgttggacaggacaagttaaaaaaaataaaaagaaatcatattttttttgtgttttgagacagagtaaaaactattttattccCTGTAAAGGTTTGATCAATCTGTGTGTCAGCAGGTTTTTGTGGCAGATCCCGTTGACATGATCAACGCCTCCCGCTCCGTCCACCGTTTCCTTCCAAAAATGAAATCTGGTGAATGTTTGCAGACTCTTCCTCACAAACATGACTAGATATGTGAGCTCCCCCCCTCACCCTATGTCTCCTCCCTTTCAGACGTCCTGTACCTGCCAGAGGAGGTGGACTGGGTGAAGTTCAACGTCAACATGAGCGGCTACTACATGGTCCACTATGGCGGTGGGGGCTGGAACTCCATCATCTCCCTGCTGCATCACAACCACACAGCCCTGAGTGGCAACGACCGGGCCAGCCTGATCCACAACGTCTTCCAGCTGGTCAGGTCCGTCTCCTGCAGGAACACACTTCCTGTTTCATCTCCTCTGGGCGGAGTCACAGTTCTTCACAGAGTCTGGTCACTTGTTATGTGCAGTGTAGAGAAGGTGAGGCTGGACACGGCCCTGGAGCTGTCCCTTTACCTGTCCAGAGAGACGGAGATCATGGCGGTCTGGCAGGGCTTTGGGGAGCTTGTACCTCTCTACAAACTGATGGAGAAGAGAGACATGCCTGAGCTGGAGAACCAGATGAAGGTTTGTGGCGTGTCACAACGGGAGCATAAACAAAACTCTGTACTTTAAAGGTTTGAGGAGAATTGAAGAGCATGTTCACTTTAGGATTTACAATCTTCAGGAATTTGTGTTCAAATTTTGCAATATGAGTTATTTATGATTGTAAAGTGAAAATGTGTGGTAtataaaagtaaatataaacgttaaaaaatttaaatgacagccaaaaaaattattttgtagtatttatgGTATTTTCTCTTCCTCTACATTTACCATCAGTTTTTTTATACTGTTCTTTTCTACAGATCATTTTGTAATAATCTCTTCATATGTTGCTGCTTTAATGCCTTTTTCTTTACatgagcaaattaaaaaaagaaagaaaaagtcgtaaattaagtcaacaatttaaacaagggaaatattattttttaaaaataatctatCATTAGTCAACAGATCGTAAAGTTGTGTCTTTCTCGTGCTTACCATTGAAAAAAGCTGAACTTCACTGATTGACGTCCCTGCTAGTGCAGATCAGTGGATCCCATATTGAGGGGTAAACCTGCATCCGCTTGTCTCCTTTAGAGCTTCATCGTGGATCTGTTCCGGGGGCTGATCGATCAGCAGGAGTGGAACGACTCTGGCTCGGTGTCCCAGCGAGTGTTGAGGAGTTACCTGCTGCTGTTCGCCTGCGTCAGGAATTACAGTCCCTGTGTGACCAAAGCCACGCAGCTTTTTAACCAGTGGAGGGATTCTGATGGCACcatgaggtcagaggtcacagcaGTGTGTAAAAACGTTCCGTCTTTAGTCTGAACTGACACTCTTGTGGCTTTAGCCTCCCTGTGGACATCACCATGGCCGTGTTTATGGTTGGAGCTCGCACACGGGAGGGGTGGGACTTCCTGTATGAGAAGTACCGCACGTCTCTGCAGATGTCGGTGAAGAGCCGCTTAAAGTGGGCCATGGCGGTCACAACGATGACGGACAAGCTTCAGTGGTGAGTCTCAGCAAATGAGTACATCGGATTTCAAGGTTACTGCACTGAAGCTAAACCTCTCCTCCTCTGTAGGATGATGGAGCAGAGCCTCAACGGGGAGGTGATGAAGACCCAGGACCTCCCAGATGTGATCATCTCTGTCGCCAGGAATCCTCATGGCTTTAAACTGGCGTGGGACTTCCTCAGAACCCACTGGCACACGCTGATTCAGAAGTCAGTGAACTCATCACGcatgaacatttcaaacagcagGGATGGTACCAAAACGGTGCAGAGATATTGCAAATACAATAATAAAGCATCACTGTATAAAAACAGGCATCTCGATGCTTCATTGTTGTGCTTCGTTATGCGGCACAATTCTAGCCAACCATTTTACCTTTCCAGTTATTGTGGGCGGGCTCATATAAGGATGGGTGAGGCCGTgagggtgggcggagcttcagtcAAAATGCTGAAGGCAGAGCACACATCTTACATCAAAACTTTCTAATTCAGCGTCCTGCTGAACAAGAGCACTTTGAAGAATTCTCAGAAAAAAGATCGTTGTCATGGTGATGAGCGGTAAAATCCGTGCTCAATGGAAACAGATGACTGTCAGAAAGAAGGAAATCGAGCATCTGAGACACTTTCAAACGCTCTCCTGTGCTCCTGTGTCGCTGCTTTGTCACacttaaatgtttttggaaaaagttggtgatgtgttttttcaatttttggggAACCGATTCGAGTACCGTTTAGGCGCCAGCTCTGTTTTTCAAAGTACCAGTTCAGTATCGGATAAAATCccaacgatacccatccctaatcCACATCAATGCTTTAAAACCAAATGatacaaaataaactttattctgAGCACATGACACATTTCCAACAGTTACTTTACAATTCT contains the following coding sequences:
- the LOC111947888 gene encoding endoplasmic reticulum aminopeptidase 1-like: MWTDWQKWYSGDELDVRAIMDTWTLQEGFPLVTVEVKGREVRLSRERFSRTDNPSLTEGKICELPPSPYVSSLSDVLYLPEEVDWVKFNVNMSGYYMVHYGGGGWNSIISLLHHNHTALSGNDRASLIHNVFQLVSVEKVRLDTALELSLYLSRETEIMAVWQGFGELVPLYKLMEKRDMPELENQMKSFIVDLFRGLIDQQEWNDSGSVSQRVLRSYLLLFACVRNYSPCVTKATQLFNQWRDSDGTMSLPVDITMAVFMVGARTREGWDFLYEKYRTSLQMSVKSRLKWAMAVTTMTDKLQWMMEQSLNGEVMKTQDLPDVIISVARNPHGFKLAWDFLRTHWHTLIQKFDLGSSTISHLVAGVTNQYSTREMLHEIRSFFDSLTEEAGSQMRCIQQSYETIEDNIRWMDRNLPLLQAWLNKHGSRNHHQEL